In Lacerta agilis isolate rLacAgi1 chromosome 1, rLacAgi1.pri, whole genome shotgun sequence, the following proteins share a genomic window:
- the LOC117060421 gene encoding potassium channel subfamily K member 16-like, whose protein sequence is MHISSLQGTLLLIGFLSYLVMGAFVFELLEDDHHRSREQATYHMKEQFFLNYTSLSKEEVERFIVKLVKAVRSGIVPIGHLPPEKYSSWDFAHSFFFVGTILSTIGYGNVCPQTAEGQIFCVVFALLGIPFNLICLNYIGFLVSSTCERCAEKLFANDKKKSTKYISLFVVMGILVFLVLPAFFFQSMEGWNYSEAIYYAFITLSTIGFGDYLIGMNHDRTYFGGYMLLAAIWISIGLAWITVLFELVSLFLAPVEPSASLPKDSRG, encoded by the exons ATGCATATCAGCAGTTTACAGGGCACCCTACTGCTGATTGGCTTCTTGAGTTACTTGGTGATGGGTGCCTTCGTCTTTGAGCTTCTGGAGGACGATCACCACAGATCTAGAGAACAAGCAACGTATCACATGAAAGAGCAGTTTTTTTTGAATTACACCTCTCTCAGCAAAGAAGAGGTGGAGCGTTTCATAGTG AAACTGGTAAAAGCTGTTCGGTCGGGAATAGTTCCAATAGGACACCTTCCTCCTGAAAAATACAGCAGCTGGGATTTCGCTCATTCTTTCTTCTTCGTGGGCACTATATTATCCACAATAG GCTATGGAAACGTCTGTCCCCAAACGGCAGAAGGTCAGatcttttgtgttgtttttgctctCCTTGGAATCCCCTTCAATCTCATCTGCTTGAACTATATTGGCTTTTTAGTCTCATCAACCTGTGAAAGATGTGCAGAGAAATTGTTTGCGAATGATAAGAAG AAATCAACGAAATACATTTCCCTGTTCGTGGTTATGGGAATTCTAGTATTTCTTGTTTTGCCAGCGTTCTTCTTTCAAAGCATGGAGGGCTGGAATTACAGTGAAGCTATCTATTATGCATTTATTACACTCAGCACCATTGGTTTTGGAGACTATTTAATAG GGATGAATCATGACCGGACCTATTTTGGGGGCTACATGCTGCTCGCAGCCATTTGGATCAGCATTGGTTTGGCTTGGATAACTGTGCTGTTTGAACTGGTATCTTTATTCCTGGCACCTGTGGAACCGAGTGCAAGCTTACCAAAAGACAGTAGAGGGTAA